Proteins encoded together in one Deinococcus reticulitermitis window:
- a CDS encoding carbohydrate ABC transporter permease: MTAIKQLETPAPTPRARGTLPPLSRIGAYLLIALGAVLTIAPFYFMFVFATHTRDQIFQLPPPLWFGDNLGENYRNLMERTPFWRNLWNSLYLAVLTTATTMFFCTLAGFAFAMYEFKGRNALFALLLATMLIPGTLNIVPFALIMQGLGWIDQPRALWVPGMASAFGIFLMRQYIGSAIPRELVEAARIDGATEFSIFRRIILPLTGPAAATLGLVTFVQSWNSFLGPLIIFRSSETYTAPLAIRTLQGIANTDWGALMCGVALTVVPLLIIFALASRQLIEGLTAGATKG; the protein is encoded by the coding sequence ATGACGGCCATCAAACAGCTCGAAACTCCGGCCCCCACGCCGCGTGCCCGCGGCACCCTGCCGCCGCTCTCGCGGATCGGGGCGTACCTCCTGATCGCGCTCGGGGCCGTGCTCACCATCGCCCCCTTCTATTTCATGTTCGTCTTCGCCACCCACACCCGCGACCAGATCTTCCAGCTGCCGCCGCCGCTGTGGTTTGGCGACAACCTCGGCGAGAACTACCGCAACCTGATGGAGCGCACGCCGTTTTGGCGCAACCTCTGGAACAGCCTCTACCTCGCGGTCCTGACCACGGCCACCACGATGTTTTTCTGCACGCTGGCGGGGTTCGCGTTTGCGATGTACGAGTTTAAGGGCCGCAACGCGCTCTTCGCGCTGTTGCTCGCCACCATGCTGATTCCGGGGACGCTCAATATCGTGCCTTTCGCCCTGATCATGCAGGGGCTCGGGTGGATCGACCAGCCGCGCGCGCTGTGGGTGCCAGGGATGGCGAGTGCGTTCGGCATCTTCCTGATGCGCCAGTACATCGGGAGCGCGATTCCCCGCGAACTCGTCGAGGCCGCGCGCATCGACGGCGCGACCGAGTTCAGCATCTTCCGGCGCATCATCCTGCCGCTGACCGGGCCGGCGGCGGCCACGCTCGGGCTCGTGACCTTCGTGCAGTCGTGGAACTCGTTCCTGGGGCCGCTGATCATCTTCCGGTCGAGCGAGACCTACACCGCGCCGCTCGCCATCCGCACCTTGCAGGGCATCGCCAACACCGACTGGGGCGCCCTGATGTGCGGGGTGGCGCTCACCGTCGTGCCGCTCCTGATCATCTTCGCGCTCGCCTCGCGCCAGCTGATCGAGGGCCTGACAGCGGGGGCGACGAAGGGATGA
- a CDS encoding carbohydrate ABC transporter permease → MTATPTPIRPSPPAPRRALSWDDVQRRYAPYIFISPFFILFFIFGLFPILFNAYLSFQSWQPGTGLGDMEFVGWRNYTDNLTDPTFWLSLKNTAILAVMSGLPQHLLAIPLAFAVYGVLRKMQNLVTAVYFLPYITSIVAISVIFFTLFSWQYGVVNAALNALHQIPVIGALFPADKINWLGEKEYVQPAVAAVVIWRYTGWNMLLYLAGLQAIPRELYEAAAVDGATGGQQFRYITLPLLRPTMFLAVTLSLIGGLQLFEEPFILTGTSGGAGQAGLTTVMYMYRTYANYSDAGVASAMSWLLFLVIGVLTLINNRIFGRSGLSGRD, encoded by the coding sequence ATGACTGCGACGCCCACCCCCATCCGCCCGAGTCCTCCCGCACCGCGCCGCGCGCTCAGCTGGGACGACGTCCAGCGCCGCTACGCGCCGTACATCTTTATCAGCCCCTTTTTCATCCTGTTCTTCATCTTCGGGCTCTTTCCCATCCTGTTCAACGCCTACCTCTCGTTCCAGTCGTGGCAGCCCGGCACCGGCCTGGGCGACATGGAGTTCGTCGGCTGGCGCAACTACACCGACAACCTGACCGACCCGACCTTCTGGCTGTCGCTGAAAAACACGGCGATCCTGGCGGTGATGTCGGGGCTGCCGCAGCACCTGCTCGCCATTCCGCTCGCGTTCGCGGTGTACGGCGTACTCAGGAAGATGCAAAACCTCGTGACCGCCGTGTATTTTCTGCCCTACATCACGTCCATCGTGGCGATCTCGGTGATCTTTTTCACGCTGTTCTCCTGGCAGTACGGCGTGGTGAACGCGGCGCTAAATGCCCTACACCAGATTCCGGTGATCGGAGCGCTGTTTCCCGCCGACAAGATCAACTGGCTGGGTGAAAAGGAGTACGTGCAGCCTGCGGTGGCCGCCGTCGTGATCTGGCGATACACCGGCTGGAACATGCTGCTCTACCTCGCGGGCTTGCAGGCGATTCCGCGCGAACTGTACGAGGCGGCTGCCGTGGACGGCGCGACCGGCGGGCAGCAGTTCCGCTACATCACGCTGCCGCTGCTGCGCCCGACGATGTTCCTGGCGGTGACGCTGAGCCTGATCGGGGGGCTGCAACTGTTCGAGGAGCCCTTCATCCTGACCGGCACGAGCGGCGGCGCGGGCCAAGCGGGCCTGACCACCGTGATGTACATGTACCGCACCTACGCCAACTACTCCGACGCTGGGGTGGCCTCGGCGATGTCGTGGCTGCTTTTCCTCGTGATCGGAGTGCTCACCCTGATCAACAACCGCATCTTCGGGCGCAGCGGCCTGTCGGGGAGGGACTGA
- a CDS encoding ABC transporter substrate-binding protein, with amino-acid sequence MKKLLLTTALLALTTLAGAQTKKTITVGVFPDLDSVVKAALPGFKKLYPNIDVKINSLAYADHHTALTTALSTGKGASDVVAVDFGYIAKFAEGNGLVDLSKAPYNAGQYRSQFVAYTFPQAMTQDGRMIAMPTDIGPGSMFYRSDMLKKAGVSPSAMNRSWESYIENGKKVVAANPGSFLIPDAGEAAQIIIRTGLKSGEGLFFDKSNKVLVGPDNPRFVRAFTIAKAIRDAKLDARAGGAFSADWTTAFQKGNLATEFSGAWLVGHMQNWLAKDFSGKWAAQDLPGNTFASWGGSFYAIPQQSQNKAEAWNLIRYLTTNKAQQVLAFKTTGAFPALKSAATDPVFTQGVPYLGNQKARLQWRNAASKIQPLDVNRLDPVAEQIVNDAIAKVLDGSMDIKGALAEAQQLITRRAR; translated from the coding sequence ATGAAAAAGCTGCTGCTCACGACCGCTCTTCTCGCCCTGACCACCCTCGCCGGCGCCCAGACGAAAAAGACCATCACGGTCGGCGTGTTCCCGGACCTCGACAGCGTGGTCAAGGCCGCCCTGCCGGGCTTCAAGAAGCTCTACCCCAACATTGACGTGAAGATCAACTCCCTCGCCTACGCCGACCACCACACCGCGCTGACGACCGCGCTCTCGACCGGCAAGGGGGCAAGTGACGTGGTCGCGGTGGACTTCGGCTACATCGCCAAATTCGCTGAGGGCAACGGCTTGGTGGACCTCAGCAAAGCCCCCTACAACGCCGGGCAGTACCGCTCGCAGTTCGTGGCCTACACCTTCCCGCAGGCGATGACGCAAGACGGGCGGATGATCGCCATGCCGACCGACATCGGCCCCGGCTCGATGTTCTACCGCTCCGACATGCTCAAGAAAGCCGGCGTCTCACCGAGCGCCATGAACCGCAGCTGGGAATCCTACATCGAAAACGGCAAAAAGGTCGTCGCCGCCAACCCCGGTTCGTTCCTGATTCCCGACGCCGGGGAGGCCGCGCAGATCATCATCCGGACCGGACTGAAGTCGGGCGAGGGCCTTTTCTTCGACAAGAGCAACAAAGTGCTCGTCGGCCCGGACAACCCCCGCTTCGTGCGCGCTTTCACCATCGCCAAGGCGATCCGGGACGCCAAGCTCGACGCCCGCGCGGGCGGGGCCTTCAGCGCCGACTGGACGACCGCCTTCCAGAAAGGCAACCTCGCCACCGAGTTCAGCGGCGCGTGGCTCGTCGGGCACATGCAGAACTGGCTCGCCAAGGATTTCAGCGGCAAGTGGGCCGCGCAGGACCTGCCGGGCAATACCTTTGCGAGCTGGGGCGGCTCCTTCTATGCGATTCCGCAGCAGAGCCAGAACAAGGCCGAGGCCTGGAACCTGATCCGCTACCTCACCACCAACAAGGCCCAGCAGGTGCTCGCGTTCAAGACGACCGGGGCGTTCCCGGCGCTCAAGTCGGCGGCCACCGATCCGGTCTTTACCCAGGGCGTGCCGTACCTCGGCAACCAGAAGGCCCGACTCCAGTGGCGCAACGCCGCGAGCAAGATCCAGCCGCTCGACGTCAACCGCCTCGATCCGGTGGCCGAGCAGATCGTGAACGACGCGATCGCCAAGGTGCTCGACGGCAGCATGGACATCAAGGGGGCCTTGGCCGAAGCGCAGCAGCTCATCACCCGCCGCGCCCGCTAG
- a CDS encoding LacI family DNA-binding transcriptional regulator, whose product MPPLTLEDVAKVAGVSVSTASRVLSGTANVRPAKRDAVMRAAEQLGYRPNAIARGLASGRSMLIGVLTQDIASPFYGETLRGVEDGLEGSGYSGIFASGHWRVESEASAIHSLTGRSVDGLIVLGGHTPDARLREINTHLPVVAVGRQVKGLEDRCLRIDNVRGGYDCARHLLELGHRRIAYVAGPRDHRDARDRLEGHRRALREWGIEDDPALTLEGDFHEPAGLLAVEALLARGAVFSAVIVANDQMAYGVRLGLYRRGIRVPDDVSLVGFDDLAGSAFTTPPLTTVRQPTYEMGMAAAEALLAILNGASPALPLFEAQLLIRESTAPARSARPGLPARPELRPGERS is encoded by the coding sequence ATGCCTCCTCTTACCCTCGAAGACGTCGCCAAAGTGGCGGGTGTATCGGTGAGCACGGCCTCGCGCGTGCTGAGCGGAACCGCCAATGTCCGCCCGGCCAAACGCGACGCCGTGATGCGGGCCGCCGAGCAACTCGGCTACCGGCCCAACGCGATCGCGCGCGGTCTGGCCAGCGGGCGCTCGATGCTCATCGGGGTGCTGACCCAGGACATCGCCAGCCCTTTCTACGGCGAAACCCTGCGCGGCGTCGAGGACGGCCTCGAAGGCAGCGGGTACTCGGGCATCTTCGCCAGCGGCCACTGGCGCGTCGAGTCGGAAGCGAGCGCCATCCATTCCCTGACGGGGCGTTCGGTCGATGGCCTGATTGTGCTGGGCGGCCATACCCCTGACGCGCGGCTGCGCGAAATCAATACTCACCTGCCCGTGGTGGCGGTTGGGCGACAAGTCAAAGGGCTGGAGGACCGCTGCCTGCGGATCGACAACGTGCGGGGCGGCTACGACTGTGCCCGGCATCTGCTGGAACTTGGGCATCGCCGGATCGCCTACGTCGCCGGTCCGCGCGATCACCGCGACGCGCGTGACCGCCTCGAAGGCCACCGCCGGGCCCTGCGCGAGTGGGGCATCGAGGACGACCCGGCCCTCACGCTCGAAGGGGATTTCCACGAACCGGCGGGGCTGCTCGCGGTCGAGGCGCTGCTCGCGCGCGGCGCGGTCTTCAGCGCCGTGATCGTCGCCAACGATCAGATGGCCTACGGCGTGCGCCTCGGGCTGTACCGGCGCGGCATTCGCGTGCCGGACGACGTATCGCTCGTGGGCTTCGACGACCTCGCCGGATCGGCCTTCACGACGCCGCCCCTGACCACCGTGCGCCAACCGACCTACGAGATGGGCATGGCCGCCGCCGAGGCGCTGCTGGCCATCCTGAACGGCGCGTCTCCGGCGCTGCCCCTCTTTGAAGCCCAGCTGCTTATTCGCGAATCGACCGCTCCTGCCCGGAGCGCCCGCCCCGGCCTGCCGGCCCGTCCGGAACTGCGCCCCGGAGAACGCTCATGA
- a CDS encoding tyrosine-type recombinase/integrase, with product MTLVPYQGNLLSQTREWTNLHDEELRRRAVQAAGEKDAAALVSLTTAYLAHQGQSGVLSSPRTVEAYALAVRQFVEYAREQALNLLRPGRHDAQNYVGAMLAGGRKPAGVQLKVAGAGCLYRALRWAGATEADPFRDVRVPKDRTPGIVKRPPYSEDDIGDVVEQADVQAKFLLFLTAHAGLRISEALALEWADIDEGARRLHVRSGKGRKGRVVAMSSSLGRATRAYRAAFGPGGPEHGSGRRTTPPERVFRYATPVTARYHIEKAFKAAGVPFRGFHPGRKYAGTKLLRQIKDFGRVAAHLGHESVDTTRKGYAQLAADDLKEDLSGW from the coding sequence ATGACCCTCGTTCCCTACCAAGGCAATCTGCTGTCCCAGACGCGCGAATGGACCAACCTCCACGACGAGGAGTTGCGCCGCCGGGCGGTGCAGGCGGCGGGCGAAAAGGACGCGGCGGCGCTCGTCTCGCTGACCACCGCCTACCTCGCCCACCAGGGCCAGAGCGGGGTGCTGAGCAGTCCCCGAACCGTGGAAGCCTACGCCCTGGCGGTGCGGCAATTCGTCGAGTACGCGCGGGAGCAAGCCCTTAATCTGCTGCGCCCTGGCCGGCACGACGCGCAGAACTATGTGGGCGCGATGCTCGCGGGGGGGCGCAAGCCGGCGGGCGTGCAGCTCAAGGTGGCGGGGGCGGGGTGCCTCTACCGCGCGCTGCGCTGGGCGGGCGCCACCGAGGCCGATCCTTTCCGCGACGTGCGGGTGCCCAAAGACCGCACGCCCGGCATCGTCAAGCGCCCGCCCTACTCGGAAGACGATATCGGCGACGTCGTGGAGCAGGCCGACGTGCAGGCCAAGTTCCTGCTGTTCCTGACCGCCCATGCGGGCCTGCGGATCAGCGAGGCGCTCGCGCTGGAGTGGGCGGACATCGACGAGGGCGCCCGGCGCCTGCACGTCCGCTCCGGTAAGGGGCGCAAGGGGCGCGTGGTGGCGATGAGCAGCAGCCTGGGCCGCGCTACCCGTGCCTACCGCGCCGCGTTTGGACCGGGCGGCCCCGAGCACGGCAGCGGCAGACGGACGACGCCGCCCGAGCGGGTCTTTCGGTACGCCACCCCGGTCACCGCGCGCTACCACATCGAAAAAGCGTTCAAGGCGGCGGGCGTGCCGTTCCGGGGCTTTCACCCGGGGCGCAAGTACGCCGGCACCAAATTGCTGCGCCAGATCAAGGATTTCGGGCGCGTCGCCGCCCACCTCGGCCACGAGTCGGTGGACACCACCCGCAAAGGCTACGCGCAGCTCGCGGCAGATGACCTCAAGGAAGACCTCAGCGGCTGGTGA
- a CDS encoding S8 family serine peptidase, with translation MPQTEPLREEHPQYLVTFREPGPAGARALTEVIRAPQLVGGEPTVGVSEGRIVLAQHLGVHARVYTRLAVAATNLTPAERHALQAHPAVSGVYLNERRRLPPFLRHGLAGGEGGARELAPPAGDDPRRAYLRGMRDLLDLLLREDDGSAAPSARDFAVQERWEARREQGPGAARIEAALRQIGVSPDAAPNGGEGVRVAVLDTGADLGHPDLTIAPGNSRSFVESEPDAQDGHGHGTHCAGVIAGAAQPQGVPRYGVAPGATLLIGKVLSRRGEGFDDQILEGLAWAVGLGASVVSLSLGSRRENGAPYSGVYEDLAQNLLEEGVLLIAAAGNDSARPRFVAPVGNPAACPSVLSVAAVNQWDQVAPFSCGDTDGVGAIDLSAPGVGILSAVPGGHERFSGTSMATPHVAGVAALFKARRPELGARELWAELLRTARPVAGRREDVGAGVVQAP, from the coding sequence ATGCCCCAGACAGAGCCGCTGCGTGAGGAACATCCCCAGTACCTCGTGACCTTCCGCGAGCCGGGACCGGCGGGCGCCCGCGCCCTGACCGAGGTGATCCGGGCGCCTCAGCTGGTGGGCGGCGAGCCGACGGTCGGGGTCAGCGAGGGCCGGATCGTCCTCGCGCAGCACCTCGGCGTTCATGCCCGGGTCTATACCCGCCTGGCGGTCGCCGCGACCAACCTCACGCCCGCCGAGCGCCACGCCCTCCAGGCCCATCCGGCGGTCAGCGGCGTCTACCTCAACGAGCGCCGCCGGCTGCCCCCGTTCCTGCGGCATGGCCTGGCCGGAGGCGAGGGTGGGGCCCGCGAGCTCGCCCCCCCGGCCGGTGACGACCCGCGCCGCGCCTACCTGCGCGGCATGCGCGACCTGCTTGACCTGCTGCTGCGGGAGGACGATGGAAGCGCTGCGCCCAGCGCACGCGACTTCGCTGTTCAGGAGCGCTGGGAAGCGCGGCGGGAACAGGGCCCCGGAGCGGCCCGGATCGAAGCGGCCCTACGGCAGATCGGGGTGTCGCCGGACGCCGCGCCGAACGGGGGCGAGGGGGTGCGGGTGGCGGTGCTCGACACGGGGGCAGACCTGGGGCACCCCGATCTGACCATCGCGCCCGGCAACAGCCGCAGCTTCGTCGAGAGCGAGCCCGACGCGCAAGACGGCCACGGCCACGGCACGCACTGCGCGGGGGTGATCGCGGGTGCCGCGCAGCCGCAGGGCGTGCCCCGCTATGGGGTCGCGCCGGGCGCCACCCTGCTGATCGGCAAGGTACTCAGCCGGCGCGGCGAGGGCTTCGACGACCAGATTCTCGAAGGACTGGCGTGGGCGGTTGGGCTCGGGGCATCGGTGGTATCGCTCAGCCTCGGCAGCCGCCGCGAGAACGGAGCGCCGTATTCGGGCGTGTACGAGGACCTCGCGCAGAACCTGCTGGAGGAGGGCGTGCTCCTGATCGCCGCCGCCGGCAACGATTCGGCCCGGCCCCGATTCGTCGCGCCGGTCGGCAACCCCGCCGCCTGTCCGAGCGTGCTCTCGGTGGCCGCCGTCAACCAGTGGGATCAGGTGGCGCCGTTCAGCTGCGGCGATACCGACGGCGTCGGCGCCATCGACCTCAGCGCCCCGGGCGTCGGCATCCTCTCGGCGGTTCCCGGCGGCCACGAGCGCTTTTCCGGGACAAGCATGGCCACGCCCCATGTGGCCGGCGTCGCGGCCCTCTTCAAAGCCAGGCGGCCCGAGCTGGGCGCCCGCGAACTGTGGGCGGAACTTCTCCGGACCGCCCGTCCGGTCGCGGGCCGGCGGGAAGATGTGGGGGCAGGGGTCGTGCAGGCGCCCTGA
- a CDS encoding LexA family protein, whose amino-acid sequence MPPELTPTRRSILQVTLRLGAGATAGAVAQELDITKQAVSQQVAVLRRLGYLEPAETRYGPLLPTDRARAALGEGLPIYGQIAAGVPGLAEQSPEEFTPSLDALLGLRAGDFLLRVRGESMVGIGVLDGDYVVVRPSQEVHDGEVAVVLIPGDNAATLKRLYHFREEVVLISENPQMPRMTFPAEQVQVQGRMVGRVGVGAPRVSARWDGGALGEEGAQGEPGEGSQEAPVQE is encoded by the coding sequence ATGCCGCCCGAGTTGACGCCCACCCGCCGCAGCATCCTGCAAGTCACCCTGCGCCTGGGCGCGGGGGCGACGGCGGGGGCAGTCGCGCAGGAACTCGACATCACCAAGCAGGCGGTCAGCCAGCAGGTGGCGGTGCTGCGCCGACTCGGTTATCTCGAACCCGCCGAGACGCGTTACGGGCCCCTGCTCCCCACCGACCGGGCCCGCGCCGCCCTCGGGGAGGGACTGCCGATCTACGGCCAGATCGCCGCGGGTGTGCCGGGCCTCGCCGAGCAGTCACCGGAAGAGTTCACGCCGAGCCTGGACGCGCTGCTCGGGCTCAGGGCCGGCGACTTCCTGCTGCGGGTGCGTGGCGAGAGCATGGTCGGCATCGGGGTGCTCGACGGCGACTACGTGGTGGTGCGGCCCAGCCAGGAAGTTCACGACGGCGAGGTCGCCGTGGTCCTGATTCCGGGAGACAACGCGGCCACGCTCAAGCGGCTTTACCACTTCCGGGAGGAGGTCGTCCTGATCAGCGAAAACCCGCAGATGCCGCGCATGACGTTTCCCGCCGAGCAGGTTCAGGTGCAGGGCCGCATGGTCGGGCGCGTGGGGGTCGGCGCCCCGCGCGTCAGCGCCCGCTGGGATGGGGGGGCGCTGGGTGAAGAGGGAGCCCAGGGCGAACCCGGCGAGGGCTCGCAGGAGGCCCCGGTTCAGGAGTGA
- a CDS encoding DNA repair protein, translating to MARTKTKEQVGRFASFDTLMATAAVDSQLAALEASGADPGTLEAALTESLISAQERWGLGLHHLTHGARPTDDGDIEILVGGRPTARLSEGFEALARAYAPMQALDERGLSLWGALGDGHRSSGDLAPAQLKVLIEEARDFETHWGTGRGGLFHRVWRQGEKLHVEVARPASAEAALSDAAWDVIASIKDRAFQRELMRRSEKQGMLGALLGARHAGAGANLARLPEAHFTVQAFVQTLNGDAARSAEEYRTALKTAAAALEEYQDSATRTLSEVLRHGLQGS from the coding sequence ATGGCCAGGACGAAAACAAAAGAGCAGGTCGGACGCTTCGCTTCTTTCGACACCCTGATGGCGACCGCCGCCGTCGACAGCCAACTCGCCGCCCTGGAGGCCAGCGGGGCCGACCCCGGCACGCTCGAAGCGGCCCTGACCGAGTCCCTGATCAGCGCGCAGGAGCGCTGGGGGCTGGGGCTGCACCACCTGACGCACGGCGCGCGCCCCACAGACGACGGCGACATCGAGATTCTGGTGGGTGGCCGCCCAACGGCCCGCCTGAGCGAGGGCTTCGAGGCCCTGGCGCGGGCCTACGCGCCCATGCAGGCCCTCGACGAGCGGGGACTGAGCCTCTGGGGGGCCCTGGGAGACGGCCACCGCAGTTCCGGTGACCTCGCGCCCGCGCAGCTCAAGGTCCTGATCGAGGAGGCGCGCGACTTCGAGACCCACTGGGGGACGGGGCGCGGCGGCCTGTTTCACCGGGTCTGGCGCCAGGGCGAGAAGCTGCATGTCGAGGTGGCCCGCCCGGCCTCGGCTGAGGCGGCGCTTTCAGACGCGGCGTGGGACGTGATCGCCAGCATCAAGGACCGTGCCTTCCAGCGCGAGTTGATGCGCCGCAGCGAGAAACAGGGCATGCTCGGCGCGCTGCTCGGCGCCCGGCATGCCGGCGCGGGTGCCAACCTCGCCCGCCTCCCCGAGGCCCACTTCACCGTGCAGGCGTTCGTGCAGACCCTGAACGGCGACGCCGCGCGCAGCGCCGAGGAGTACCGCACCGCCCTCAAGACCGCGGCCGCGGCCCTGGAGGAATACCAGGACAGCGCCACCCGGACGCTCTCCGAAGTGTTGCGTCACGGCCTGCAAGGAAGCTGA
- a CDS encoding response regulator, producing MAKILLIDDSPADLRFMSEALKPTGHTVVSVSDPLLAEETVERERPDLAMLDVVMPQRNGYETLRALKKLPSAANLKVIIVSSKGAETDVRWGLRQGAADYLVKPYTPDQVAALIARHL from the coding sequence ATGGCGAAAATCCTGTTGATCGACGATTCCCCGGCCGACCTCCGTTTCATGAGCGAAGCGCTCAAGCCGACCGGCCACACGGTCGTGAGCGTCTCGGACCCCCTCCTCGCTGAAGAGACCGTCGAGCGCGAGCGCCCCGACCTGGCGATGCTCGATGTCGTGATGCCGCAGCGCAACGGCTACGAGACGCTGCGGGCGCTGAAAAAGCTGCCGAGCGCGGCGAACCTCAAGGTGATCATCGTGTCGAGCAAGGGCGCCGAGACCGACGTGCGCTGGGGCCTGCGTCAGGGCGCGGCGGACTACCTCGTCAAGCCCTACACCCCGGACCAGGTCGCGGCGCTCATCGCCCGGCACCTGTAA
- a CDS encoding chemotaxis protein CheW, translating to MNRSLLLFRLGSRVLAVPAEVTRQVRPQGTLTPLPGSAGTLLGLSAAGGRALPVVDLRAVLGVAAGEPSPLTLTLQVQDQLLAVPTDDVLGFVDSDQRPGAELLSEEITLGHYGGQRGQLLSPEALLDAVTRRLSAT from the coding sequence ATGAACCGTTCGCTGCTGCTGTTTCGGCTGGGCTCGCGCGTGCTCGCCGTGCCCGCCGAGGTGACGCGGCAGGTGCGCCCGCAAGGGACCCTGACCCCTCTGCCCGGCAGCGCCGGTACCCTGCTCGGCCTGAGCGCCGCCGGGGGCCGCGCGCTGCCGGTGGTCGACCTGCGCGCCGTGCTCGGGGTGGCGGCGGGCGAGCCGTCGCCGCTCACCCTGACCCTGCAGGTGCAAGACCAGCTGCTCGCCGTGCCGACTGACGACGTGCTCGGCTTTGTCGACAGTGACCAGCGCCCCGGCGCCGAACTGCTCTCGGAGGAAATCACCCTCGGCCACTACGGCGGCCAGCGCGGGCAACTCCTCAGCCCCGAAGCGCTGCTGGACGCCGTCACCCGTCGCCTGAGCGCGACCTGA